The genomic region AATAAATCTTAATGCTATAAGTTTAAGAAAGCTCTTTAGCCTTACGCTTACGCTCATTCTCATCAAGATATATTTTACGTATCCTTAAGTAATTAGGCGTTACCTCTACATACTCGTCTTTTTGAATATATTCTAGTGCCTCTTCAAGAGTAAATTTAATCGGCGGTGCGATTTTTACCTTATCATCGTTACCTGCACTACGTACGTTAGAAAGTTTTTTAGTTTTAGTAAGGTTAATCGCTAGATCATCTGGTCTAGAGTTCTCACCTACTACCTGACCTCCATAAATTTCCTCACCTGGATGAATAAAGAACTTACCACGATCTTGTAACTTATCCATTGAATAAGGAATAGATGTACCTGTCTCCATAGATATCATAGATCCATTAATACGACCTGCTATTTCACCTTTATAAGGTTCAAAACCTACAAAACGGTGATTCATTATAGCCTCACCAGCAGTAGCGGTGATCAATTGATTACGTAATCCTATAATACCACGAGAAGGAATTTTAAATTCACAAACCATACGCTCACCTTTAGGTGCCATACTAGTCATTTCTCCTTTTCTTAAAGTAACCATTTCAACAGCCTTACCACTTACCGCTTCTGGTAAATCTATAGTAAGCTCTTCAATAGGCTCACATTTAACACCATCTATTTCTTTAATGATAACTTGTGGTTGTCCTATTTGTAACTCATAACCTTCACGACGCATCGTTTCAATTAAAACAGACAAGTGTAATACACCACGACCAAAAACCATAAACTTATCTGCACTACCAGTATCATGTACTTGTAAAGCAAGATTCTTTTCTAGTTCTTTAGTTAAACGATCGTTAATGTGACGAGAAGTCACAAACTTTCCATCTTTACCAAAGAAAGGAGAATCGTTAATAGTAAATAACATACTCATCGTAGGCTCATCAATTGCAATTGTTTCCATAGCCTCAGGATTTTCAAAATCTGCAACGCTGTCACCTATTTCAAAACCTTCTAAACCTACAATTGCACAAATATCACCAGCCATTACTTCTTGAGCTTTGGCTTTACCCATTCCATCAAAGACATAGACTTCTTTAACTTTAGTCTTTGTCATAGAGCCGTCACGTTTACAAAGAGTCACATTTTGACCTTCTTTTATAGAACCTCTTTTAATACGTCCTATCGCAATACGACCAGTGTAGTTAGAGAAATCTAATGAAGTAATTAATAATTGAGTCGTTCCTTCTTCAACTTTTGGAGCAGGAACATGCTCAATAACCATATCTAATAATGGCTCTATATTAGTTGTTTCATTTTGCCAGTCATCAGACATCCAGTTATTTTTTGCACTACCATATACGGTAGGAAAATCTAGCTGCCATTCTTCTGCACCTAATTCAAACATTAAGTCAAAAACAGATTCATGCACCTCATCAGGTGTACAGTTTTCTTTATCTACTTTATTGACAACTACACATGGCTTAAGACCTAGGTCTATCGCTTTTTGTAGTACAAAACGAGTCTGTGGCATAGGACCTTCAAATGCATCTACTAAAAGTAGAACACCATCTGCCATGTTTAATACACGTTCTACCTCACCACCAAAATCGGCGTGACCAGGTGTATCAATGATATTAATTTTAGTCCCTTTATACATAACTGAAACGTTCTTTGCAAGGATTGTAATCCCACGTTCACGTTCAATGTCATTGTTATCAAGGATTAATTCTCCTGTCGTCTCGTTCTCACGGAAAATCTCACAGTGGTGTAAAATCTTGTCTACTAACGTAGTCTTACCGTGGTCTACGTGAGCAATAATCGCAATGTTTCTAATGTCTTTCATAAAAATAACGCTTGTTAGCGGCTGCAAAAATAGGCTTATTTATTGGTTTTTAGCGCTTTATTGAAATATTTGCACAGCTTCTTTCAATTACTTGATTTTCAATAGCCTTAAATCTAATTGATATTTCGCTTTCGCGAAAGCGAATCATTAAACCATAACCGTTTATTAGTTCATGCATCTGATAAATATATTTTAGCCTCAATCGTTAAGTCTTTCTTAATCATTGGGAATAAAGTGACGTTTCATTTTGTTAGGTATTTGTAAATCATACCTTTGCCGCTGATAGAAAAATATCAATTTTTATGAGTCAAGTTAAAGCAAATGACACTGTAAAGGTGCATTACACAGGTAAATTAAAAGCAACAGGACAGGTCTTTGATACATCTGCAGACAGAGAGCCATTAGAAGCTCAACTAGGTCAAGGAATGTTGATCCCAGGTTTTGAGAACGGTCTAATAGACATGAAGGTAAATGAAAAGAAAACTATTGAAATCCCTAAGGAAGAGGCTTATGGTGAAGTAATGGAAGAACTTTTTCATAAAGTAGATAGAGCCCAATTACCACAAGAAGTACAACCTGAAGTAGGAATGGGATTGATCTCTCAAAACCCTGATGGAACAGAAAGACAATTGCGCGTTGCAGATGTTCAGGAAGACCACATCGTCGTTGATGCTAACCATCCACTAGCTGGTCAGGACCTTGTGTTTGAACTAGAAGTAATAGGAATCAATTAAGAATTCTTCAACCATATACGAAAAAGCCTGTCGATGTATTAACAGGCTTTTTTATTTTTATCGCTTTTCAACTTATATAATTTAATCTATTACCACCGCACGTGATATAGGCGTATCACTTTTCACAACAACAAATGTTGATATCGGGTAAAAAGAATTATCTGTAGTCGTATTAGTCCAGTTTTCAAAACCATATTCAAAGGTAAAAGTCGTACCTGCCATACTGGATGTAAATGAGTCTATTCTTGTAGGCACTTCCATTCCCGGACACCATCCAGCTCGATCTGGAGTCCAGTTTCCTGGTGCTTGATTGCTAACTGGATTAGAAGCACATCCCAGAGGACCCAAATTATGCTGAAACATATTTGCGCCATTGATACTCACACTATGCGTTCTATAGCACCATTCAGCACAAGTACGACCATCTGGATCACCAGATGCTGCTTGTCCCCATCCAGATATTATAGTACGCAAATGTGTATTCTGGGCATTTGAAGGAATATTAATCGAACGTGTAAGATCAAAGGTATGTGCGACACCATATGGCACACCTGCTTGTGAGCCATTATCATAATTTAGAACTCTAGTGATACCATAATATTGATAATCTGGTGTTCCTTCTATATAATCAAAGTCTACACTGACCTCATAACCTTTTGCATTCCAGCATTCAGTTCTTATTCTCAATTCTACATTCCCGGTTAGAATTGATTTAAAATCAGTGACATCAAATTCAAATCCTCTAGGTAACTGACTGTTATCATTCCAGTATGGTGTTATAAATCTAGCCATTTCATAACGCTCACCAGATACAGGATCTGTGACCTTTACGTTTGCATAAACATCCCACTCATCACATCCTCCTGATGGACATGTTAATTTAACATACATTTTTATAGCCTCTATATTACTTAGATCATTATGAAGATTGAAAGATTGTACTGATGTTTGATTAAATCCACCACCAAAAGCGACTCTAGTTCTATTAAAGGTTAGATAGTTATGTATAACTGGTGTACCTGATCCATTAAGTGCTATTACGATATCGTTTGCTATGTCGGTATTTTGAATAACGATATTTTCTTGAAACGTATTTATTGCATCTGGAATGAATCTAACAAAAATCAAACTTGAAGTAGATATAACTGGCAAATTAAGTTGTGTAGAAAATGTAGAACCATCAACCGATAATTCAAATGGACTAGTCGTTGTAAGATTGATGTCACTGCTTAAATTTGCATGGCTTAAAGTAAAGGACTTCAATTGTGAATTTTGACCTACTTGAGTATCTTCAAAAGACAGACTACTCAAAGATGCCGTTAATGATGGCATATTCCCAGAACCATTAGAGCCTGAATCGTCGTTTTCTTCAGAACTACATTGTAAAAAGATTACAGCAATTATCAAAACACTAAAATATTTAGTTGCTTTAAGAAATTTATTCATCTTGTAACGTTTTTGTTTAGTGCAATTTAAAATAAAAGTCCGTTCATTATATAAATCAACTCATACACTTTAATATTGCAGGAAAGAGGTTAGTATATAGGATAGAGTATTGAGAACAAAAGCTGTTTAATAACTTGAACTTAAAGCCTCTAAATGGTATCTTTGCAATCTTCAAAAAATGAGTCAAGAATATGTTTGATAATTTAACTGACAAACTCGATAAAGCCATGCACGTCCTTAAAGGACATGGAAGCATTACCGAAGTAAACGTTGCAGATACTCTTAAAGAAATACGTCGCGCCCTAGTGGATGCAGATGTTAACTATAAAATCGCTAAAGAATTTACCTCACGTGCAAAAGAAAAAGCACTAGGTCAAGGCGTATTAACAACTCTTAAACCAGGTCAACTTCTTACAAAAATTGTAAAAGATGAACTTACAGAGTTAATGGGTGGCGATGTAACGGGATTAAACTTAACTGGTAATCCTACCGTTATTTTAATGTCTGGATTACAAGGTTCTGGTAAAACAACATTTTCAGGTAAACTAGCAAACTTTTTAAAATCTAAAAAGAGTAAAAGACCTCTTTTAGTGGCTTGTGACATATATCGTCCAGCAGCTATTGATCAGTTGCATGTGGTAGGAGAAAGTGTAGGCGTTGAAGTATATTCTAATCGTGATGAAAAGGATCCTGTAAAAATTTCGCAAGATGCTATTTTACATGCAAAACAAAATGGCTTTAATGTTGTTATTATAGATACCGCAGGTCGTCTTGCTGTTGATGAACAAATGATGACTGAGATTGCAAATGTGCACGCTGCAGTTAAACCTCAAGAAACACTTTTTGTAGTTGACTCTATGACAGGTCAGGATGCGGTTAATACAGCCAAAGCATTTAATGAACGATTAAACTTTGATGGTGTTATACTTACTAAATTAGATGGTGATACACGTGGTGGTGCAGCATTATCTATTAAATCTGTTGTTGATAAGCCTATTAAATTTATAGGTACTGGTGAGAAGATGGAAGCAATTGATGTTTTCTATCCTTCACGTATGGCAGATCGTATTCTGGGAATGGGTGATGTTGTTTCTCTTGTAGAGCGCGCTCAAGAACAGTTTGATGAAGAGCAAGCTCGCAAATTGAGTAAAAAAATTGCCAAAAATCAATTTGGCTTTGATGATTTTCTATCTCAAATACAGCAAATTAAAAAAATGGGTAACATGAAGGACCTTATGGGAATGATTCCTGGTGCCGGAAAAATGCTTAAAGATGTAGATATTGATGATGATGCATTCAAAGGTATTGAAGCAATTATTCATTCTATGACTATAGAAGAAAGAACACGTCCACAAGTGATTAACGGCTCTCGTAAAAAAAGAATCGCAAAAGGTAGTGGTACAACAGTTACTGAAGTGAACCAACTTTTAAAGCAATTTGATCAAATGAGTAAGATGATGAAAATGATGCAAGGTGGAAAAGGTAAAGCCATGATGAATGCCTTAGGAAAAATGAGGTAGATCTACATCAATTACTTAAACATTAAAATCCTGAGTTCGCCTCAGGATTTTTTTTTACTTTTTTTAAGTACGCAATCCTTATCGTTAACAAGTAGATAATAAGTGTATCCATATAAATTTTAAAATTTGATGCATTTGAGTGAATTTTACAGCAACATTAACCTTCACACACAACTATGATTATTCTCGACGGAAAAAAAACCAGTAACGACATCAAGAACGAAATCACAGAAATCGTTCAAGAAATGAAAAACAACGGTGAGAAAGTACCTCATCTAGCCGCAGTAATTGTAGGAAATGATGGAGCTAGTCTTACATATGTAGGATCTAAAGTACGCGCTTGTGAACGTGTTGGTTTTGAAAGTACTATGGTACGTATGCCTAATACGACTAGTGAAACTGAATTATTAAAAGAGATTGAAAAACTAAATAATAATCCAGACGTAGATGGATTTATTGTTCAACTGCCACTTCCTAAACAAATCGATACACAAAAGGTATTAATGGCTGTTGACCCAGATAAAGATGTAGACGGCTTCCACCCTACTAACTTTGGTAGAATGGCATTAGACATGAGTACATTTATACCAGCCACTCCTTTTGGTATACTAGAATTATTAGATCGTTATAATGTAGATACACAAGGTAAACATACTGTTGTGATAGGACGCTCTCACATAGTAGGAAGACCGATGAGTATACTTATGGGAAGAAAAGGTTTCCCTGGCAACTCCACCGTTACATTAACACACAGTCACACCAAAAACATCACACAAATAACCTCTCAAGCAGACATTATCATTACAGCACTAGGTGTCCCTGGATTTTTAAAAGCAGAAATGGTTAAAGATGATGCGGTAATCATTGATGTAGGTATCACACGTGTGCCAGATGAATCTCGCGAGCGAGGATATTATATTACAGGTGACGTAGATTATGAAAACGTAGCAAAAAAAGCTAGTCACATTACTCCAGTACCTGGTGGTGTAGGCCCTATGACTATTGCCATGTTGCTTAAAAATACATTGTTAGCTAGAGAAAGACATAGAGCTGCTAATAGATAATATATTCTATAAAAAAAGTCCTACTTCAGTTAAGTAGGACTTTTTTTAAAATCATTATTACTTAAAATTATTTACCGCCATTTGCTTGCAAATCTGCAATACATTGAGCGTCTAATTGCGCTATACCTGACCCCATTATATTCATCATGTTTAATGGATTAAACGTTTCTAACTGTGCATTCATTAAACAACCATCAACATTACAATGTGCACTGTTTGTATCATCCTCATGATCTGATTGTAAGGCAGTGCCTATGTTAACTAATCCCATTATATGTGCAAACTCATGCTCATAGACAGCTGTTTCAACATTTACTCTACTAGGCTGGTTTAAACCACCACTCAATTCTTCAATAGTTTTTTGAAACATGACCAGCGATGTATTTCTATAAGCTGTTCCTAAAATAACACTATTACCAGAATCATTTTCATTAGAATCGTCTGTAAACAGTACAAATATGGCAAGAGTATCATCAACACTAAACTGAGTTCTAATGTTATCTTCTAATTGACGTACTTCTGTAATAGAATAAGTACCTAATGCTTGTGCTGGAATTTCCCTTTCTATGATTGAAATCCCACCAGGTTTATGCAGTCTATCATTTAAAAAAGACAGTAAGTTGTTAAGTGATGCCTGTTCAGGTTTAAAACCATCAACATAAATTGCTTCAATAATGATTTTTGAAAACCTAGAATCACTAAGCAACTCATTTGCGCTTGCACCAGTATTGAGAGTATAAGAAAGCTCATCGCTATTTACACCATTATCTTGATCTTTGTCTGAACTACATGCATTTAAACTGGTAATAATAATTAAAAGGCATAATAATTGAAATATCTTTCTCATATCTTATATTTTCACACAAAATAAATTTAAAAAATGAAACAATCTATTAAACTGTTCCTAACACTTGTTATTTTTTCCGCTTTCGCGAAAGCGCAATCTGGAGAATCTTACCAATCCTTAATGATGAAGTACTTTGAAGTGAGCGGTATAGACACAGAGTATAATGCTGCCTATGATGGTATGATGCAAATGTTTAAAGATGCATATCAAACACAAGATGTGCCGGCATCTGTATGGCAAAAGTACGATTCAAATAAAACAGCATCTGTAGCAAAATTAAAAGGCATTTTAGCTAGTGAGTATCGTAGTATTTTTGATGATAAACAAGACCTTATTAACCTTATTAATTTCTACACATCTAGCGCTGGTAAGCAATTAAAGTCTGACCCTAATGCCATGAGTGAAGATGATAAAAAAGCTTATGAAGCTTTTAGAGTATCTAATACAGGTACAAAACTTTTTGGCCGTATGGATCGTATCAATAAAGCAAAAGAAACAGCTAGTATTTACTGGTCAAGAGAGCTTTTTTGTCAAGTAACCGGTGAATTAAAAGAACTAGGTTACACCAGCTCTATGCCTATGGGAAGCTGTAACTAATGGAAGAGTTTTTAAAATCTTTACCTCAACTTGCGGCCCAGAAAAAAAAAGAAAACCAGGTCTATTTTAAAAAGCTCAAAAAAAAGGCTCCTAAAAATTTAGATGGTCTCATGCAAGATTTACATGACGAGACCTTTGAAGAAGTAGATTGTTTGAGCTGCGCAAATTGTTGTAAGACGACTGGACCATTGTTCACCCATAAAGATATTGATAGAATAGCAAAGCATTTCAGAATGAAACCCAGCGATTTTATTGATCAATTTTTACGCATAGATGAAGATAAAGACTATGTATTACAAAAGGTTCCATGTCATTTTCTAGGAGCAGATAATTATTGTTCTATCTATGACGTACGCCCTAAAGCTTGTAGAGAATACCCACATACAGACCGGCGTAAAATCTATCAGATAGGTAATCTTACCGTTAAGAATACCTTTATATGTCCCGCGACATTTAAAATTGTCGAAAAAATGAAAGCCTCAATTCCTATGAATTGAGGCTTTTTAATTGGCACAATTTAACAAGTAAATGCTAATCATCGTTAAAATAAATACAGAATTCATTGAGCTTATATATATTTGAATCAATGAAAAAGTATATCCCTTTTATTCTCATGCTTATCGTGGTAGCATGTAGTAAACCTAAACCTCAAAAAGCTGAGGTGATAGGCTTAGAAGATATTGCATCTTTAACAGGTAATTATCCTGATAAGATACAAGTAATTAATTTTTGGGCAACGTGGTGCAAGCCTTGTGTGGATGAATTACCTGCTTTTGAAAAACTAAAAGCCACTTATGGAGATAAAATAGAAGTTATTTTAATATCCCTAGATGATGTAGAAAATTTAGAATCTAAAGTCAATCCATTCCTAGAAAAGCACAACATACAATCCCAAGTAAGATTACTAGATTATCCATACGCGGCAGAATATATACCTATGATAGATCCGCATTGGGATGGAGCTATACCTGTAACATTAATTAAATATAAAAGAGAGCACAAATTCTTTAATCAAAGTTTTGAATTTAAAGAATTAGATTTTGAAGTTTCTGCTCTTTTAGAAGAATAATAAATATCATGAAAACACTTAAAATATTAACTGTTGTAGCCATTGTGGCACTAGTAGGGATTCTAGCGAGTGGTGTTCTTAACTTTGGATCAACAGCAATGGATGAAAATGAAATAGAAAGTGCCATTAATGACTCTAATGTCACAGATCAGGCACCAGTTAGAAAAGGCTATGACATTGGTGATAAGGCAACAGATTTTAATTTAAAAAATGTTGACGGAAAAATGGTCTCGCTTAAAGATTATAGCGATGCACAAGGTTTTATAATAATTTTTACTTGTAATCACTGCCCTTACTCTGTAGCATATGAGGATAGAATTATAGCACTCGATAAAGAGTTTAAAGATCAAGGATATCCAGTAATAGCCATTAACCCTAATAATCCAGAAGCTTATCCAGAAGATAGTTATGATAATATGAAGATAAGAGCTCAAAATAAAGGGTTTACATTTCCATATTTATTTGATGCTGGACAGAAAATATATCCACAATATGGCGCTACTAAAACACCGCATGTCTTTTTACTAAAAAAAGAAGGTGCAAATAATGTAGTTAAATATATAGGTGCAATTGACGATAATCATAAAGATGCTAAGGCAATAAAAAATGATTATCTAAGAGACGCTGTTAATAATTTAATTAACGGTAAAGAAATTGAAACAACTAAGACGGTCGCTATAGGTTGTTCTATTAAAAGTTAAAGACTATAAATTTTATTGATAGAGAACCCGTGTTTATACATGGGTTTTCTTATTTGGTAAACGGTCAAAATTGTATTTTTGTAAAAAGAATAGATTACCCAAACATGATTTTAGAACAACATTATACTAAATGTCTAGCTCAAGGTGCGTACTATATAGCATCTGCTGGCGAGGCTGTCATTATAGATCCATTAAGAGAAGTTCAACAATACATCGACCGTGCAGCACAAGATAATGTGACCATAAAGTATGTTTTTCTAACACATTTTCATGCAGACTTTGTTTCTGGACATGTTGATCTCGCAGATAAAACTGGCGCAACGATTGTTTTAGGTCCTAATGCTGAGACAAGTTACGCTTTCGCGAAAGCGAAACATGGACAAGTTTTCAAGGTAGGTGACGTAAGCTTCACACTACTACACACGCCAGGTCACACCATGGAATCATCGTGCTATCTACTGAGAGATGAAGAAGGAATTGAGAAAGCAATATTTACTGGTGATACTCTATTTATAGGAGATGTAGGAAGACCTGATCTAGCTGCAAAATCAGATTTGAGTACAGAAGATCTAGCTGGACATCTTTATGATTCCTTACGCAAAGAAATCATGACGCTAACTGATGATATTATTGTTTATCCGGCGCATGGTGCTGGAAGCGCTTGTGGTAAAAGTATGAGTAAAGAAACCTATGACACCTTAGGAAATCAAAAGAAAACAAACTATGCCCTTGCTGAAGATTTAAGTAAAGAAGACTTTATTAAAGAATTAACAACAGGTATTGCTCCACCACCAGCGTATTTTCCAAAAAATGTATGGATGAATAAAGGAGTCAATTCTAGCATCGATGAGATTATTGCTAGAGGAAATACACCTATGAATGCCGTGTCGTTTAAGGCACTTGTCGATGATAACGAATACTTAGTTCTAGATGTAAGATCACCACAAGAATATACTGCTTGCAGCATACCAGGATCTTGGTTCATAGGTCTAGATGGTCAATTTGCCCCATGGATAGGCGCATTAATTGAAGACATCGATCAAAAAATAATCTTTATCGCTCCTGAAGGTCGAGAAGAAGAAACCGTTACTAGATTAGCTAGAGTAGGTTATGACAATGCTTTAGGATATCTTAACGGCGGCATCGAGGCATGGAAAAATGCTGGTTTTGCAACGCAACAGATTAAAAATATTACTGCACAAGAGTTTATAGATGGTCTATCTGATAATAGCATATTAAATCCTATAGATGCTCGTAAACCTGGTGAATACAATAATGGTCATGTAAACGGAGTTCCTTTATATACCTTAGACAATATACATACTGATGTTGATACATTAAAGGCTGATTATACCTACCATATTTATTGCGGTGGTGGTTATCGCTCAGTAATTTTTGCAAGTATTGCTGCTGCAAATGGCATAAATAATGTTGTCAATGTTGAAGGTGGCTATGGAGCTATAAAAAAGACTAATTTAGGAACTCAAAAAATTGTAGAAACAACAACTTGTTCACTTTAATATGAAAGACATCACAAAACAAGAATGGAAAGAACTTATTGCATCAGATGACAATGCTGTAATAATAGATGTGCGCACTGCAGACGAAGTTGCAGAAGGTATGATTCCTAATGCATTGCATCACGATATATTTCAACCACAAGAGCTAATGGCAGCGCTTCAAGAAATGGATAAGTCTAAAAATTACTATATCTACTGCCGTAGCGGTGGACGTAGTGGTCAGGCTTGTCAAATTATGAATCAAATGGGCTTTGAAACAACTTATAATCTTTTAGGCGGTTTTAGTGAGTGGGATGGCGATGTTGCTTAACCTATATACAAAATGAAAAAAATAATTCTTTTATTAAGCTTAATCTGTACGATAGCTTTAACTCAAAGCTGCTTTGAGGCTAAAGCTGGCACTGTTGAATTAGTCAGCTCTGAGGAGGCTGCAGATATCATAAAATCGCAATCAGCACAATTAGTTGATGTGCGTAGTAAAGAACAATTTGAAGCTGGTCACATAGAAGGTGCTATCAATATACCTGTAGACAGTGAAAATTTAAATGAAATCATAGCCGGACTTAATGTCAAAGAACCTGTACTGGTATATTGTAATGGTGGTAGGCAAAGTGCACAATGTGCTAAGATTTTAGAAGATAAAGGATTTATTAAAATATTTGATCTCGATGGTGGCTTAAGTAAATGGACTACTAGCGGCAGAGAGATCGTTTTAAAAACTAACGAATAACTAATGCAATTATCTGACATTCCACAAATCAAGCATGTAGATGCTGACAATTTCTTTTTACTTGCTGGCCCATGTGCTATAGAAGGTGAAGACATGGCATTGCGCATCGCAGAAAAAGTGGTTAAAATCACTGATAAGCTTAATATCCCTTACGTATTTAAAGGAAGTTTTAAAAAAGCAAATCGTAGCCGTATAGATAGTTTTACAGGTATAGGCGATGAGAAAGCGTTGAAAATATTGCGTAAAGTTTCTGAAACTTTTGGAGTACCTACCGTAACAGATATCCACGAAGTTAGTGATGCAGCTATGGCTGCAGAGTATGTCGACATTCTACAAATCCCTGCTTTTTTAGTAAGGCAAACTGATTTAGTAGTTGCTGCTGCACAAACGGGTAAAGTAGTGAACCTTAAGAAAGGACAATTTATGTCGCCAGAGGCTATGAAACATGCAGTACAAAAAGTGAAAGATTCTGGTAGCGATAAAGCTTGGATTACTGATCGCGGAACTATGTTTGGTTATCAAGATATGATTGTAGACTTTAGAGGTATACCGACCATGCGCGAGTTTGCTCCAACGGTACTAGATGTTACTCACAGCTTGCAACAGCCTAATCAAACTAGCGGTGTTACCGGTGGACGACCTAACATGATAGAAACTATAGCTCGAGCTGGTATTGTCAACCAGGTTGATGGTTTATTTATAGAAACTCATTTTGATCCTGCAAATGCAAAAAGTGATGGTGCAAATATGCTAGATCTTCAATATTTAGAAGGTTTACTATCCCGATTAGTTGCAATTAGAAAAACGATTCAATCTTTTAATTAAAAATTTTTCAAATAATTGAAAAGCCTGCAAATGTATATTTGCTGGCTTTTTTTTGTTTAATTATTATCATTTGTGAAGTACAAGTGTTAAACATTTCCCATTCTGTAACAATGTAAAAAATGTGGAGTCCTATTTTATATACATCTAACAACTAAAACTTTACATTATGAAAAATTACATTTTTATTGCAACATTCTTTATGGCATTTATAGGATTTGCACAAACAAGCATGGAAGTAGAATCCTTTTCAAAAATTAAAATTGACGCTGACGCACAAATTGAAATTGTATATTCAACAAAAGATCAAGTGATGTTTAATGTTGATGAAAATCAACTTAAAGATTTCACTATCTCATCAGACAATGGCTCTTTAACCATTAAACAAAATGGAAATTCGATTGATGGACTTAAAATTCGTATTTATACCAATCAGCTTAAAGGTATGGCGGTAAATGGAAACGGTAATGTCACCTTAACAAAATTTACTAAAATGGAGAATCTATATTTATCAATGAAAGGCTCTTATACTGTAGACACTGGCGAGGCAAATATTAAAAACTTTACCATATCGAGAGATGCTAACAGTAAAGCCATTCATGAAAATGCAGTAGAAGTTAAAGAAAGCGTTAACGGAACCTTACTTATAGTAAATGGATAACATTTAATTGCTCTAACTATTAACTAAAAGCCCTTTCTTTTAAAGAAAGGGCTTTTTATTTTCAATATGTTTATCTTAAACTTTGTAATAAATTAGTAGTCATAAAGAAAATATTATGAGAATCCAGTTTTACTTTCTACTTTTTATTGCTTCAATCACAATTTCATGTCAGAATGAAAAAGATGATTATATCCCTACAGACCAGGTAATATTGTCTAACG from Nonlabens arenilitoris harbors:
- a CDS encoding GIN domain-containing protein, whose product is MKNYIFIATFFMAFIGFAQTSMEVESFSKIKIDADAQIEIVYSTKDQVMFNVDENQLKDFTISSDNGSLTIKQNGNSIDGLKIRIYTNQLKGMAVNGNGNVTLTKFTKMENLYLSMKGSYTVDTGEANIKNFTISRDANSKAIHENAVEVKESVNGTLLIVNG
- the kdsA gene encoding 3-deoxy-8-phosphooctulonate synthase; this encodes MQLSDIPQIKHVDADNFFLLAGPCAIEGEDMALRIAEKVVKITDKLNIPYVFKGSFKKANRSRIDSFTGIGDEKALKILRKVSETFGVPTVTDIHEVSDAAMAAEYVDILQIPAFLVRQTDLVVAAAQTGKVVNLKKGQFMSPEAMKHAVQKVKDSGSDKAWITDRGTMFGYQDMIVDFRGIPTMREFAPTVLDVTHSLQQPNQTSGVTGGRPNMIETIARAGIVNQVDGLFIETHFDPANAKSDGANMLDLQYLEGLLSRLVAIRKTIQSFN